Proteins encoded in a region of the Isosphaeraceae bacterium EP7 genome:
- a CDS encoding transcriptional regulator, translating into MQPIDFNGLDTTVHGPLRLGVLTALQLEGPHDFTALKKRLEAADGSLGLQLQKLEEAEYVLAEKAFVGRRPRTTYSLTKKGRAALAKYLDTLQRLLDAMGRPPGTGSTDRPVIRPKDSKGRSPSG; encoded by the coding sequence ATGCAGCCGATTGACTTCAACGGCCTCGATACCACCGTCCACGGCCCGCTGCGGTTGGGGGTGCTGACCGCACTCCAACTCGAAGGGCCCCATGATTTCACGGCGTTGAAGAAGAGGCTGGAGGCGGCGGATGGCAGCCTGGGGTTGCAACTCCAGAAGCTCGAAGAAGCCGAATACGTCCTGGCCGAGAAAGCCTTCGTCGGGCGTCGCCCGAGGACGACCTACTCACTGACCAAGAAGGGGCGAGCGGCCCTGGCCAAGTATCTCGACACGCTTCAACGGCTCCTGGATGCGATGGGGCGGCCCCCCGGTACGGGCTCAACGGATCGCCCAGTCATCCGGCCAAAGGACTCGAAGGGCCGCTCACCTTCGGGGTAG
- a CDS encoding HNH endonuclease, translating to MEKIAIEYAVITENDESRWDDHAGSLYHFPSRYAKYLKPQTKVVYYKGKQKNPAYANKRLSNEPHYFAVAEIGQSWSDTRSKKGDLFALVTDYRPFATGILAKQDGRFIETIPETRISSYWRDGVRLIEEATYQRIRGLATLLPGTPRLEDVNDENQGIAAGFESAEEGQAKRRFVTQYERDGRLRRAAVALHGTTCSVCGFDFENTYGAVGFGYTHIHHIVPISVMDGPAMINPATDMASVCANCHAMIHRRHDKTLCIEELRAIVVNRRCR from the coding sequence TTGGAAAAGATTGCGATTGAATACGCCGTAATTACCGAGAACGATGAATCTCGGTGGGACGACCATGCTGGGTCGCTGTACCATTTTCCAAGCCGCTACGCCAAATATCTCAAACCTCAGACAAAGGTTGTTTACTACAAAGGCAAACAAAAAAATCCTGCGTATGCCAACAAGCGACTCAGCAATGAACCTCATTATTTTGCTGTTGCGGAAATTGGACAGTCCTGGTCCGACACACGTAGCAAGAAGGGCGATCTCTTTGCTTTGGTCACCGATTACCGACCATTTGCTACCGGTATTCTAGCCAAGCAAGATGGAAGGTTCATCGAAACCATTCCTGAGACTCGGATATCAAGCTACTGGCGCGACGGTGTCAGGCTGATCGAAGAAGCCACTTATCAGAGGATTCGAGGGCTGGCGACGTTACTGCCGGGGACACCTCGGCTGGAGGACGTTAACGACGAGAATCAAGGGATAGCGGCGGGCTTCGAGAGCGCAGAGGAAGGACAGGCTAAGCGGAGGTTCGTGACCCAATATGAGCGAGACGGTCGACTGCGCCGGGCAGCAGTAGCTCTCCATGGGACAACGTGTTCCGTCTGCGGTTTTGACTTCGAGAATACCTACGGTGCTGTCGGATTTGGCTATACTCATATACATCATATTGTGCCAATTTCTGTCATGGATGGGCCGGCTATGATCAATCCAGCTACAGATATGGCTTCGGTGTGTGCCAACTGCCATGCAATGATCCATCGCAGGCATGACAAAACGCTTTGTATCGAAGAACTGCGGGCGATCGTTGTAAACAGGAGATGCAGATAA
- a CDS encoding cupin domain-containing protein has translation MMPTTGGHDLPIYSVVGDRYTFLLTGAQTDGACFVFEAYVPPGSGSPPHVHSREDEGFYVVEGEFEFLVAGKPIRRSTGEFLFGKRGVPHNFKNVGTTPGKLIITVTPAGLEEFFIEIGEKLASRESTPIPPTPESIAKLIAAIPKYGLELSSGH, from the coding sequence ATGATGCCAACTACGGGCGGCCATGATCTCCCGATCTACTCGGTGGTCGGCGATCGCTACACGTTCCTCCTCACCGGCGCCCAGACAGATGGGGCCTGCTTCGTCTTCGAGGCCTACGTCCCCCCCGGCAGCGGGTCGCCGCCCCACGTCCACAGCCGCGAGGACGAAGGCTTTTACGTCGTCGAAGGCGAATTCGAGTTCCTCGTGGCCGGCAAGCCGATCCGCCGCTCGACGGGCGAGTTCCTCTTCGGCAAACGCGGCGTGCCCCATAATTTCAAGAACGTGGGCACGACCCCCGGCAAGCTGATCATCACGGTCACGCCGGCCGGCCTGGAAGAGTTCTTCATCGAGATCGGCGAGAAGCTCGCCAGCCGCGAATCGACTCCGATCCCTCCGACCCCCGAAAGTATCGCCAAGCTGATCGCGGCGATCCCTAAGTACGGGTTGGAACTCTCAAGCGGTCACTGA
- a CDS encoding mandelate racemase/muconate lactonizing enzyme family protein, whose product MDLPRRRFLGTGLAAGMLACSPLTGKADEPRLDNEALDRIANAPVLDVAGLNSPLKISAMDLLRNGRNFVVRVRTSDGAEGLAVPNSMHMVHLYPIFTNRIAPFFVGKDARDLEGLLWELYRHNDNYKYQGLPLWVCTAGAEFAVLDLLGKASGKSIGTLIGGVKRPEIAVYRASGTRGNTPEAELDDLRKLVEESGAKALKFRLGGMMRRDNAETPPGRSERLIPLVREAFGPSMTLYADSNSSYSPAEAIRIGRLMEQHNYAFYEEPCRYDDHDGTKLVADALTIPVAAGEQESSEFAFRRMIRDRVVDIVQPDLHYYGGFIRSMRVARMAHAAGMLCTPHMSGSGLGYLDAAIFAACIPNPVPFTEFKGNADFPVSSLTASLKVENGIVKIPTGPGFGVEIDPTFLRESKQVGRA is encoded by the coding sequence ATGGACCTCCCCCGACGCCGGTTCCTCGGCACAGGCCTCGCCGCCGGAATGCTCGCGTGTTCTCCGCTGACCGGCAAGGCCGACGAACCTCGCCTCGACAACGAGGCCCTCGACCGCATCGCCAACGCCCCGGTCCTCGACGTCGCGGGCCTCAACTCCCCGCTCAAGATCAGCGCGATGGACCTGCTGCGAAACGGCCGGAACTTCGTCGTGCGCGTCCGCACCTCCGACGGCGCAGAAGGCCTGGCCGTCCCCAACTCGATGCACATGGTCCATCTCTATCCCATCTTCACCAACCGCATCGCCCCGTTCTTCGTCGGCAAAGACGCGCGGGATCTGGAAGGCCTTCTCTGGGAACTCTATCGCCACAACGACAACTATAAATATCAGGGGCTTCCCCTCTGGGTCTGCACCGCCGGCGCCGAGTTCGCCGTCCTCGACCTCCTCGGCAAGGCCTCGGGCAAGTCGATCGGCACCCTCATCGGCGGCGTGAAGCGCCCCGAGATCGCCGTCTATCGGGCCAGCGGCACGCGCGGCAACACCCCCGAGGCCGAGCTCGATGACCTCCGCAAGCTCGTCGAGGAGTCGGGCGCCAAAGCCCTCAAGTTCCGCCTCGGCGGCATGATGAGGCGCGACAATGCCGAGACGCCCCCCGGCCGCTCCGAACGCCTCATCCCCCTCGTGCGCGAGGCCTTCGGCCCCTCGATGACCCTCTACGCAGACTCCAACAGCTCCTATTCGCCCGCCGAGGCCATCCGCATCGGCCGGCTCATGGAGCAGCACAACTACGCCTTCTATGAAGAGCCCTGCCGCTACGACGACCACGACGGCACCAAGCTCGTGGCCGACGCCCTGACCATCCCCGTCGCCGCCGGCGAGCAGGAATCCAGCGAGTTCGCCTTCCGCCGGATGATCCGCGACCGGGTCGTCGACATCGTCCAGCCCGACCTCCACTACTACGGCGGCTTCATCCGCTCCATGCGAGTTGCCCGGATGGCCCACGCCGCGGGCATGCTCTGCACCCCCCACATGTCCGGCTCCGGCCTCGGCTACCTCGACGCCGCCATCTTCGCCGCCTGCATCCCCAACCCCGTCCCCTTCACCGAGTTCAAGGGCAACGCCGACTTCCCCGTCTCCAGCCTCACCGCCTCCCTCAAGGTCGAGAACGGGATCGTCAAGATCCCCACCGGCCCCGGCTTCGGCGTCGAGATCGACCCCACCTTCCTCCGCGAAAGCAAGCAAGTCGGCCGAGCCTGA
- a CDS encoding sigma-54 dependent transcriptional regulator: MSNSPFRILVVDDEPNIRSGLRLALEEQSYEVSTAADASEAWALFKRQPHQLVITDLKMPGPLSGLGLVRDIKHGWPETLILVITAHGTVETAVEAMRLGAHDYLAKPVDLEMLGHLVRNAFEHHRLREENRQLRVQLAAASEFPEMIGQSAAIREVFSCIRQVADTDLMVLIQGESGTGKELIARAIHGLSPRRDGPYVAVNVGAMPESLIESELFGYEKGAFSGALRQKAGWFEMAQRGTLFLDEIGEMAPKTQVDLLRVLEQRELRRLGGEELIALDVRLVAATHRDVHELVAEGKLREDLYYRLDVIPLRLPPLRERSDDIPLLFDHFMQRACARYRREPKQVAGAAMRVLCDYSWPGNIRQLRNCIERLVVTVEGPVIHAGDLPKEMHARPAPGLLTLDAVAQEAEKVAILAALAQCDNHRERTAQLLGVSVRTLRYKMNRYSLQ; encoded by the coding sequence ATGAGCAACTCGCCCTTCCGCATCCTGGTCGTCGACGACGAGCCGAACATCCGCTCCGGGCTCAGGCTCGCGCTCGAGGAGCAGTCGTACGAGGTCTCGACGGCCGCCGATGCGTCCGAGGCCTGGGCCCTCTTCAAGCGCCAGCCCCATCAGCTCGTCATCACCGACCTGAAGATGCCCGGCCCCCTCTCGGGCCTGGGCCTGGTCCGCGACATCAAGCACGGCTGGCCCGAGACACTCATCCTCGTCATCACCGCGCACGGGACGGTCGAGACCGCCGTCGAGGCGATGCGCCTTGGGGCCCACGACTACCTCGCCAAGCCCGTCGACCTGGAAATGCTCGGCCATCTCGTCCGGAACGCCTTCGAGCACCACCGACTGCGCGAGGAGAACCGACAACTCAGGGTGCAGCTCGCCGCCGCCAGCGAGTTCCCCGAGATGATCGGCCAGAGCGCCGCCATCCGCGAGGTCTTCTCCTGCATTCGCCAGGTGGCCGACACCGACCTGATGGTCCTCATCCAGGGAGAAAGCGGCACCGGCAAGGAGCTGATCGCCCGCGCGATCCATGGCCTGAGCCCCCGGCGCGACGGCCCCTACGTCGCCGTCAACGTCGGCGCCATGCCCGAGTCGCTCATCGAGAGCGAGCTCTTCGGTTACGAGAAAGGGGCCTTCAGCGGCGCCCTACGCCAGAAGGCCGGCTGGTTCGAGATGGCCCAGCGCGGCACCCTCTTCCTCGACGAAATCGGCGAGATGGCCCCCAAGACCCAGGTCGACCTCCTCCGCGTCCTGGAGCAACGAGAGCTCCGACGGCTCGGCGGCGAGGAGTTGATCGCGCTCGACGTCCGGCTCGTCGCGGCGACCCACCGCGACGTCCACGAGCTGGTCGCCGAGGGCAAGCTCCGCGAGGACCTCTACTATCGCCTCGACGTGATCCCCCTCCGCCTTCCCCCCCTCCGCGAGCGGTCCGACGACATCCCCCTGCTCTTCGATCACTTCATGCAACGGGCCTGCGCCAGGTATCGCCGCGAGCCCAAGCAGGTCGCAGGCGCCGCCATGCGCGTGCTCTGCGACTACTCATGGCCCGGCAACATCCGCCAGCTCCGCAACTGCATCGAGCGCCTCGTCGTCACCGTCGAAGGCCCCGTGATCCACGCCGGAGACCTGCCCAAGGAGATGCACGCGAGGCCGGCGCCCGGCCTGCTCACCCTCGACGCCGTGGCCCAGGAGGCCGAGAAGGTCGCCATCCTCGCCGCCCTGGCCCAGTGCGACAACCACCGCGAGCGCACGGCGCAACTCCTCGGAGTCAGTGTCCGCACCCTGCGCTACAAGATGAATCGCTACTCCCTCCAGTAA
- a CDS encoding ATP-binding protein produces MFRIRSSEIQIRIPRSATLVLAMLVFSFALNFAAVIQVYSEYRLLDRWESGAVAVTPAVIGSLRRDIGSRIIVRAVASSLLVLCTLALVWTQRRQLALLRVLFQVKLLSLEILASMDQGVITTDRHHVITGINSAAVGLLGVKSDCIGGLLPSISTGGAPLAELAGRVADRNAAVWDQDFAVDRNGRVRRIRADAHVLKDSAGKSVGCIILLRDVSDRVLMEERVQLLEKFVSLGTLAAGLHHEIKNPLTALSIHVQLMEKRLGGPGPAKPVDELLGVVKSEIQRLNGVLDGFRDFASLHRLTLRPTDISCLLRDTLRLIGPQALQQNVDVASSLPDPAIGPVSMDADKFKQAVLNLVLNALEAMPDGGKLRLDASAYGRELRVEVSDTGPGIAPEIQQDLFKPYASTKDRGTGMGLPLSEKVVSQHGGRIEYRTGPHGTTFCIAVPLDPASGTEADS; encoded by the coding sequence ATGTTCCGCATCAGGTCGTCCGAAATTCAGATCCGGATCCCCAGGTCGGCGACGCTCGTCCTCGCCATGCTCGTGTTCTCCTTCGCGCTGAACTTCGCCGCCGTGATCCAGGTCTACAGCGAATATCGCCTGCTCGACCGCTGGGAGTCGGGTGCGGTGGCGGTCACGCCGGCCGTGATCGGATCCTTGCGCCGTGATATCGGCTCGCGGATCATCGTCCGCGCGGTCGCCTCCTCGCTCCTGGTCCTCTGCACGCTGGCCCTGGTCTGGACGCAGCGCCGCCAGCTTGCTCTCCTGCGCGTCCTGTTCCAGGTGAAGCTCCTCTCGCTCGAGATCCTGGCCAGCATGGATCAAGGGGTCATTACCACCGACCGCCACCACGTCATCACGGGCATCAACTCGGCCGCGGTCGGCCTCCTGGGGGTCAAGTCCGACTGCATCGGCGGCCTCCTGCCCAGCATCTCCACGGGAGGCGCGCCGCTGGCCGAGCTGGCAGGCCGGGTCGCCGACCGCAACGCGGCGGTCTGGGACCAGGACTTCGCCGTCGACCGCAACGGGCGCGTCCGACGCATCAGGGCGGACGCCCACGTGTTGAAGGACTCCGCGGGCAAGTCCGTCGGCTGCATCATCCTCCTGCGCGACGTGAGCGACCGGGTCCTGATGGAAGAACGGGTCCAGCTCCTTGAGAAGTTCGTCAGCCTGGGCACCCTGGCCGCCGGCCTGCACCACGAGATCAAGAACCCCCTGACGGCGCTGAGCATCCACGTCCAGCTCATGGAGAAGCGGCTCGGAGGCCCCGGCCCGGCGAAGCCCGTCGACGAGCTGCTGGGCGTGGTCAAGTCCGAGATCCAACGGCTCAACGGCGTCCTCGACGGCTTCCGAGACTTCGCCAGCCTCCACCGCCTGACCCTCCGGCCGACCGACATCTCATGCCTCCTGCGGGACACCCTGCGGCTGATCGGCCCGCAGGCCCTCCAGCAGAATGTCGATGTCGCGTCGAGCCTCCCCGATCCCGCGATCGGGCCGGTGAGCATGGACGCCGACAAGTTCAAGCAGGCCGTCCTGAACCTGGTGCTCAACGCCCTGGAGGCCATGCCCGACGGCGGGAAATTGCGACTTGACGCATCGGCATACGGCCGAGAACTCCGCGTCGAGGTCTCCGACACCGGCCCCGGCATCGCGCCCGAGATCCAGCAAGACTTGTTCAAGCCTTATGCTTCGACCAAGGACAGGGGCACCGGCATGGGCCTGCCCCTCTCCGAGAAGGTCGTCAGCCAGCACGGCGGCCGGATCGAATATCGGACCGGCCCGCACGGCACCACCTTCTGCATCGCAGTCCCCCTCGACCCGGCCTCCGGGACCGAAGCCGATTCATGA
- a CDS encoding SulP family inorganic anion transporter, giving the protein MQDDSKEIEKPENGIAGLKHWRHDLGAGLVVSLISVPFSLGIAVASGAPPICGLVSAIIAGLVVPFLGGSYVTISGPAAGLAPVLFASMILLGRGDRAVGYPLLLGAICLTGVTQVILARMKLARFCSVFPASVVEGMLAAIGLLIIAKQLPLILGRHFEEHEFWGIVREAPSQFLRMDAKVFFVGIFCLILIFGLSSLKTRWVKIVPPQVIAAVVGLLLGWSLGLTGDHLIHIPDRLFGSPPYDRGYMLPNFHELFTNRTLWWALFTTVLTLTLIDGVESLATIAAIDKIDPFRRKSDPNRTLNAMGVANLISGLGGGLTIIPGGVKSTAAIMGGARTQWANFYNAVFLVLYLVLGRGVINMIPYSALGAIVLFTGYKLCAPKVWRHVAHIGTEQLLVFTTTVLVTVSTDLLWGIFAGIATKFLLEVAIMARVERGYPGGRESTGMVLRRWLSETGELFRDPVIKSVADGPTYHLYFGRPMVCFNSLHLDRELAAIPAGSTSVIMHITDLVTLIDHTTATTLLEFVDNFKRSGRGVASFVGLEKLRQRSGSAKAMRICEPVLAGERARSMTELDRISLNPDGLNISDPIAFLDQISLTRALPDSDAIGLHVARALVRAWKDVVRNARATLAYFRTMVFGLREEEKMSDHDLVWLSLGNDDENAEDTEEGLSWMSLRVRKDGTVLNELDELSLSLPPHHDEATESHLDQPASPLARDGGQVLRAV; this is encoded by the coding sequence GTGCAAGACGATTCGAAAGAAATCGAGAAGCCGGAGAATGGGATCGCCGGGCTGAAGCACTGGCGGCATGACCTTGGGGCGGGGCTGGTGGTCTCGCTGATCTCGGTCCCATTCTCGCTGGGCATCGCCGTGGCGTCGGGCGCGCCGCCGATCTGCGGGCTGGTTTCGGCGATCATCGCCGGGCTGGTCGTGCCATTCCTTGGCGGCTCTTACGTGACGATCAGTGGCCCCGCCGCGGGGCTGGCACCGGTGCTGTTCGCCTCGATGATCCTGCTGGGCAGGGGCGACCGCGCGGTCGGCTATCCGCTCTTGCTGGGTGCCATCTGCCTGACGGGGGTGACGCAGGTGATCCTTGCCAGGATGAAGCTGGCACGGTTCTGCTCGGTGTTCCCGGCGTCGGTGGTCGAGGGGATGCTCGCGGCGATCGGGCTCTTGATCATCGCCAAGCAACTCCCGCTGATCCTGGGCCGTCACTTCGAGGAGCATGAGTTCTGGGGGATCGTGCGGGAGGCTCCGTCGCAGTTCTTGCGGATGGACGCGAAGGTCTTCTTCGTGGGGATCTTCTGCCTGATCCTGATCTTCGGGCTCTCTTCGCTGAAGACGCGCTGGGTGAAGATCGTGCCGCCGCAGGTTATCGCGGCGGTGGTCGGGCTGCTGCTCGGCTGGTCGCTGGGCCTGACCGGGGATCACCTGATCCACATCCCCGACCGCCTGTTCGGCTCGCCCCCCTATGATCGTGGGTACATGCTACCGAACTTCCACGAGCTCTTCACGAACCGGACGCTCTGGTGGGCGCTGTTCACGACGGTCCTGACACTGACCCTGATCGACGGGGTGGAGTCGCTGGCGACGATCGCGGCGATCGACAAGATCGACCCGTTCCGCCGCAAGTCGGACCCGAACAGGACGCTCAACGCGATGGGCGTCGCGAACCTGATCTCGGGCCTGGGCGGCGGCCTGACGATCATCCCCGGCGGCGTGAAGAGCACGGCCGCCATCATGGGGGGAGCGCGCACCCAGTGGGCGAACTTCTACAACGCCGTGTTCCTGGTCCTTTACCTGGTCCTGGGCCGAGGGGTGATCAACATGATCCCCTACAGCGCCCTGGGCGCCATCGTGCTGTTCACCGGCTACAAGCTGTGCGCCCCGAAGGTCTGGAGACACGTCGCGCACATCGGCACCGAGCAATTGCTGGTGTTCACGACCACGGTGCTGGTCACGGTGTCGACCGACCTGCTCTGGGGCATCTTCGCGGGCATCGCGACGAAGTTCCTCCTGGAGGTCGCGATCATGGCGAGGGTGGAGCGCGGCTACCCGGGCGGCCGCGAGTCGACCGGCATGGTGCTGAGGCGCTGGCTGAGCGAGACGGGAGAGCTGTTCCGCGACCCGGTCATCAAGAGCGTGGCCGACGGCCCCACCTATCATCTGTACTTCGGCAGGCCGATGGTCTGCTTCAACTCGCTGCACCTGGACCGCGAGCTGGCCGCGATCCCGGCTGGATCAACATCGGTCATCATGCATATCACCGACCTGGTGACGCTGATCGACCACACGACGGCCACCACGCTCCTGGAGTTCGTCGACAACTTCAAGCGGTCGGGCCGAGGGGTCGCCAGCTTCGTCGGCCTCGAAAAGCTGCGGCAACGCTCCGGGTCGGCCAAGGCGATGCGGATCTGCGAGCCGGTCCTGGCGGGCGAGCGGGCCAGGTCGATGACCGAGCTGGACCGGATCAGCCTGAATCCGGACGGCCTGAACATTTCCGATCCGATCGCCTTCCTCGACCAGATCAGCCTGACCCGCGCCCTGCCGGATTCGGACGCGATTGGTCTGCATGTCGCCCGGGCGTTGGTCCGCGCCTGGAAGGACGTCGTCCGCAACGCCAGGGCCACGCTCGCCTACTTCCGCACGATGGTCTTCGGCCTTCGAGAGGAGGAGAAAATGTCCGATCACGACCTGGTCTGGCTGAGCCTCGGCAACGACGACGAGAATGCGGAGGACACCGAAGAGGGGCTGTCCTGGATGAGTCTCAGGGTCAGGAAGGATGGCACCGTCCTGAACGAACTCGATGAGCTCAGCCTCTCCCTGCCGCCCCATCACGACGAAGCGACGGAATCGCACCTGGACCAACCGGCGTCCCCCCTCGCCCGAGATGGGGGGCAGGTCCTCAGGGCGGTCTGA